GCGACAAGGCGACCGCACGCGCTCACGTCATGGCTCGGGGTGTCCCCGTCGCTCCCGGATTCTCCGCGGTCGGGCTCCGCGACGACGAGATCGCCGCCCGAGCCGCGGAGGTCGGGTATCCGCTCCTCGTGAAGCCGTCGGCCGGTGGTGGCGGCAAGGGCATGGAGATCGCGCAGGATGCCGCGACCCTGCAGGCGGCACTCGACTCCGCGCGCCGGATTGCCGCAGCCGCCTTCGGCGACGACAGCCTCGTGCTGGAACGACTGGTCGCGCGTCCCCGCCACATCGAGGTGCAGGTCTTCGGTGATCAGCACGGCACCGTGATCGCACTGGGGGAACGCGAGTGCACGCTGCAGCGCCGGCACCAGAAGGTGATCGAAGAGGCTCCGTCGGCGGGACTCCCTGCCGCGACGCGCGACGCCCTCCTCGCGCAGGCGGTACGAGCTGCCGAGAGCGTCGACTACGTGGGCGCTGGCACGGTGGAGTTCCTCGTCGATGCCGATGATCCCGCGACGTTCTTCTTCATCGAGATGAACACGCGCCTGCAGGTGGAGCATCCCGTGACAGAGGAGGTGACCGGGCTGGACCTGGTAGAACTGCAGCTTCTCGTCGCGGCGGGTCGTCCACTGCCGGAGCGTGCGACCGCACCCGTCATGCAGGGACATGCCGTCGAAGCACGCGTCTACGCAGAGGCTCCGGCGCGCGGATTCCTGCCGTCGCTGGGAACGATCGTGCAACTCACGGCGCCGGCGGGTGTGCGCGTGGATTCGGCGGTCGAGACCGGCAGTACGGTCTCCGGCGCCTACGACCCGATGATCGCCAAGATCATTGCGTACGCGCCGGACCGCCGCACGGCGCTGGAACGCCTGGATGCCGCTCTCGCGCAGACCGTCGTGTTGGGGGTCGACACGAACATCGCCTTCCTCCGACAGCTCTGTCAGAACGAGCGGGTGCGGGAAGGAGACATTGACACCGGGCTCATCGAGACGCTGCTGCCGATCGCGCCGTCCGCAGCCACCGCCGCGATGCTCGCCGCCGCGGCAGGAGTGACGAGCGGACCCCCGTCCAGCACGCACGTCTCCGCCCTGTGGGCGGAGCGGCCCGGGTGGCGACTCGGCCGGGCGGAACCGCGAGCCGCGCGCTGGTTCCGCACAGATGACGATGAGGTCTTCGAGGTCCCCGAGAACGCGGATACGTCGGGTGCCACGGCGGCCGTGGACGCGGATGGCGCGGTCTGGGTGAGCGCCGGAGGCGACAGCATCCGCCTTCGTCCGATCGATCGCGCGGGACGATTCCGTCTGCGCCGCGCCGCCATGACCCGACAGGATGCCGCACATGACCCGCTGTGCCGTGCGCCGATGCCTGGAACAGTCGTCGCTCTGCACGTCAGCGACGGTGCGGTCGTGCGCACTGGGGACCGGCTCGTCTCCATCGAGGCGATGAAGATGGAGCATCCCGTCCTCGCGCCGCGCGACGGGACAGTCTCCCTGCTCGTCGCCGTCGGCGATCAGGTGCGTCGGGAGCAGTCCGTCGCCCGCATCGTCGCCCCCGAAGAACCATCGGCCTCAGACCCCGAGGCTCCCGACTCTTACAAGGAGCACCTGTCATGAACGATCTCTCCTCTGAAGAACGCGAGCTCGCCGGTCTCGTCCGCGAGTTCGCCGACACCGTCGTCGCACCGCAGTCCTACGAAGCCGACCGCACGCACACCCTGTCGATGGATGTCGTGCGGCAGATGGGGGAGATCGGCCTCTTCGGCCTTCCCTTCCCGGAGGAGTACGGCGGGCAGGGTGGTGACTACTTCGCCCTCTGCCTCGCGATCGAGGCGCTGGGCCGCGTGGACCAGTCCATCGCGATCACCCTCGAGGCGGGGGTGAGCCTCGGGGCCATGCCGATCTTCCGGTTCGGAACCGAGGAGCAGAAGCAGGAGTACCTGCCCGATCTCCTTTCCGGACATGCACTTGCGGGTTTCGGCCTGACCGAGCCCGAAGCAGGCAGTGACGCCGGCGCGACCCGCACGACCGCACGGGAGGACGGCGGCGAATGGGTCATCGACGGCACGAAGCAGTTCATCACGAACTCCGGCACTCCGATCACGCGCTTCGTCACGGTCACCGCGGTCACCGGTCAGCAGGACGGGCGCAAGGAGATCTCCACGATCATCGTGCCGAACGGCACCCCGGGCTTCACCGTCGAACCCGCCTACGACAAGGTGGGGTGGAACGCGTCCGACACGCACCCCCTGACGCTCGACGGTGTGCGTGTCCCGCAGGAGAACCTGCTGGGCGTGCGCGGCGAGGGTTTCCGCAACTTCCTCAGCATCCTCGACGAAGGACGCATCGCGATCGCAGCTCTCGCGACCGGCGCCGCGGAGGGATGCCTCGAAGAGGCGACCCGCTACGCCCAGAGTCGGACGGTTTTCGGCGCGGCGCTGAGCACCCGGCAGAATGCGCAGTTCACGCTCGCCCGCATGGCGGCGCGGGTGCACACTGCACGGCTGGCGTGGCACCATGCGGCACGACTTCGGGATGCCGGTGAGTCGTTCGCCGTGGCATCCGCGATCGCCAAGCTCGTCGCCGGGGAAGCCGCCATGGACAACGCGCGCGACGCCACGCAGATTCTCGGCGGGAACGGCTTCATGAACGAGTTCACCGCCGCCCGCCACTACCGGGACTCCAAGATCCTGGAGATCGGTGAGGGCACGACCGAGGTGCAGCTGCTCGTGATCGCACGGGCCCTGGGCGTGGCCTGAGGCGAGGGGAGCGCTACCGTGGAGAACGTGAACGCGCAGGTAGAGACCCCAGGTCCCGACATCGTGCAGCGGGGGCTGTACTTCGAGGAGTTCGTCGTCGGCGCGCGCTATCTGCACCGGCCAGGGCGCACCGCGACGGAGGCCGACAACGTCCTGTTCACCACCCTCACCATGAACACGCAGGCGCTCCACCTGGATGCGGCGTTCGCGGCGACGCAGGAGCCGTACCGGGAGCGGCTGATGAACTCGATGTGGACGCTGTCGACCATGGTCGGCGCGTCTGTCGCGCAGCTCACGCAGGGCACGCTCGTCGCGCAGCTCGGGCTCGGGGACGTGCGCTTTCCACACCCGTTGCTGCAGGGTGACACTCTGTACACCGAGAGCGTGATCACCGAAAAGCGGCTGTCGGCCTCGCGGCCGGGGCAGGGCATCTGCACGATCGCACACACCGGCCGCAACCAGGATGGCACGGTCGTGGCCACCGCGAGTCGCACCGTTCTCGTCCTCTGCCGCCCCGATCCCGGAAAGTGATGCCGATGTCTCCCTCCTTCGCCCTGGGACCTGCGCTTCTGTTCTGTCCCGCAGATCGTCCGGAACGATACGCATCCGCGCTCACAAAGGCCGATGGCGCCATCATCGACCTCGAAGACGCTGTGCTTCCCGCCGCGAAGGCCGCGGCACGCCGCGCCCTCGTCGACGCGGACCTCGACCCCGAGCGGGTGATCGTTCGCGTCAACGGCACCGACAGCGATGAGTTCGCCGCCGATCTCGCGGCTCTCGCGGAGACGCGTATCCGCACGGTCATGGTCGCGAAGGCCGAAGACGCATCTGCGCTGGACGCGTTCGGTGGGCGCTACGACCTCATCGCGCTGTGTGAGACAGCGCGCGGCGTGCAGGCAGCGCCGGAACTGGCGCGGCATCCGCGGGTCACGGCGCTCATGTGGGGTGCGGAAGACCTTGTCGCCTCGCTCGGCGGAACATCGAGTCGCAATGCGGACGGTCGCTACCGCGACGTCGCTCGCGTCGCTCGGGCCCAGGTGCTGCTCGCGGCAGGTGCGGCGGGAATCGCCGCGATCGATGCCGTCCATCTCGACATCGGCGACGTCTCCGGTCTGGCAAGAGAGGCGGCGGATGCTGCGGCGTCCGGATTCGGCGCGACCGCGTGCATCCATCCGCAGCAGGTGGCCGTCATCCGCGAGGCCTACCGGCCGGATCCGCAGCTCGTGACGTGGGCCCAGGGGGTCTTGGCCTCCGCAGAGGGGGAGAGGGGCGTCTTCCGTTACGACGGGCGGATGATCGACGAGCCCGTGCTCCGCCACGCACGTTCGATCCTTCAGCGCGCCGCCGACGGTACCGTCTAGACGCCGATGAGCTCTTCGGACTGGCCGAGATCCGAAGCCAGCAGATGCACGCCCGCGGTATCCGCGACGAACCGATGCACCGAGCCGTTGAGCAGTCGGCTGCCGTGGGCGGGGATCGTGCCCTTCGATGCATGATGCACGAGCGATCGGATGAGTCCTCCGTGCGTCACCACGATGAGGCGCGGTGCGCGCGGGGCGGTCCGGGCACGGGCGCGACGAGCGATCTCGTCGAGCGCTGCGAGCGCACGCTCGCGCACCTCGTCGAAGCTCTCCGCTCCGGGAACCTCTGCGTGCCAGTCGCCGTAGCGATCGAGGAACTCCTGGACGAGGATCCCCTCCGCCTCGCCGAACGCTCGTTCGTGCAGGGTTGGCGCGATCACCGGCGCAGGGAGCGAGAGCTCGCTCGCGATGACCTCCGCGGTCTGCTGCGCCCGCAGCAGCGGACTTGTGATGACGGCATCGAACGTCTCGCCGCGAAGAGTGTCGGCGGCGCGACGTGCGTCAGCGAGACCCGTCTCATTGAGCGGGATGTCGGTCAGTCCCTGGATGCGGCGGTCGAAGTTCCAGGCCGTCTGGCCGTGGCGGACGAGAGCGAAGAAGGTCACTCCTCGACCCTACCCAGGGCTGTCGGAGTGGACGATGTGAGCGCCCGCGCCAACGCCGGGAGGACTTCACTCGTACCGGCCGCGATCGTCAGCGCCGCCCACGTGTCGACGCGCGTCGGCTCGTGGTTCACGATCACGATCGGCAGGTCTCGACGGCGCGCCCGCTCGGCGAAGCGCACCCCGGAGTTGACGACCAGTGACGTCCCCGCGATGAGGAGCGCGTCGGACGCCCGGAGCAGCGACTCCGCCGTGCGGAAGCGAGAGAGCGGAATCGTCTCTCCGAAGAAGACTACGTCGGGTTTCAGCATGCCTCCGCAGACGGTGCACACCGGCACCAGGAATCCGTCGGTGGCCTCGGGGACCACATCTCCGTCGGGACCCAGAGGGATGTCGTCCGCTGCGGCCAGCCACGGGTTTCTCGCGTCGATCTGCGCGGCGACACTCTCTCGATCGAACACCTGTCCGCACTGCAGGCAGTAGACGCGCCGGCCTGTGCCATGCAGTTCGATGACACGCTGGCTGCCGGCCTGCAGGTGCAGACCGTCGACGTTCTGCGTCATGACGCCGGTCACGGCACCTGCACGCTCGAGCTCTGCGAGCGCGCGGTGCCCCGCATTGGGGTGCACGGCGCTGAAGCGGCGCCAGCCGAGGTGGCCGCCCATCCAGTAGCGGCGACGCGCCGCATCCCCGCTCAGGAAGTCCTGTACGGTCATCGGACGGCGGGGGACTCCCGCGGCACCCCGATAGGTCGGGATGCCGGAGTCCGCGGAGATCCCGGCGCCCGTGAGCACCGCCGTGCGGCGATCGGCCAGCAGATCGACGGCGCGAGCGACCTGCTCATCGATGTCGACCGATTCCATCGCGCGCCGCTCCCTCCGGTGCTCCGCACGTGCGCGCGGTGCACTCCAAGCCTAGGGCGGCATGGCAGAGTGGAGGCCGGTGTCGCAGAACCCACATCACCGCATCGCTGAGAGGTTTTCATGCCCGTCGTCACCATCGAAGACCCGGACGATTCGCGTCTGGATGACTTCCGCAATCTCACCGACACGGCACTTCGGCTGCGCAGTGAGCATGTCGACGGGCTCTACATGGCGGAGTCGACCAAGGTCATCGCTCGCGCTGTCGCCGCAGGCCACCGTCCGCGGGTGGTCATGGTCCAGGAGCGACGACTCGCTGATGTCCGCGAGATCGTCACAGATCCGCAGGTGCTCATCGCGGTCGTGCCGGATGCGGTCGCGGAAGCTGTCACGGGGTTCGATGTGCACCGAGGCGCGCTCGCGTCCATGCAGCGCCCCGCGTTGCCCAGCATCACCCAGGTGACGCAGGGCGCCCGACTCATCCTGATCCTCGAGGATCTGATCGAGCATCAGAACGTCGGTGCGGCCTTTCGCGCCGCCGCCGCTCTCGGGGCGGATGCTGTACTGATCTCCGCACGCTGCGCGGATCCGCTCTACCGGCGCAGCGTCCGGGTCAGCATGGGCACGGTCTTCCAGGTGCCGTGGAGCCGCTTCACGTCCTGGCAGGAGCTGCGGGACGAGCTTCCCATGGTGCAGATCGCTGCCCTCGCGCTCCGGGAGGACGCGGTCACGCTGGAGGAGTACGCGCCTCAGCGGGCGGATCGGGTCGCCCTCGCGCTCGGCACCGAGGGAAACGGACTGAGTGCGGAGGCTCTCGACACGGCGGATGTGGTCGTGACCATTCCGATGTACGGCGGCGTGGACTCGCTCAACGTCGCCTCGGCGGGTGCGGTCGCGCTCTGGGCGCTGCGCCACCCGCCGGCGCCGTAGTCAGTCCTGCTCGGGACGCAGCACGGGCATCGGGTCGGGACGTTTGGCCTCGACGAAGTCGCCCGACGACTGATGGCGGAGGCGTCGCAGCACCCACGGAACCAGGTGCTCACGCGCCCAGGCGACATCGTTGCCCCGCGCCTCGCGCCAGGTGCGCACGGGCAGCGGATCCGGAGCCATCGCCTGAAGATCATTGGGGACGTTGAGAGCACGCAGAACCATTCGCGCGACCTCGTGGTGTCCGAGAGCGTTGAGATGCAGACGGTCGTCCGCGAAGAACCGTGGATCCTGAATGACCTTGAGGCCCCACTGATCGGCCACGATGCAGTCGTGCCGGTCGGCGATCGCACGCACGTTCTCGTTGTAGATGGCGACCTTGCCGCGGAACGGGCGGAAGACCGGGGTGAAGCCCGTGTCGATCCCGGTGAAGAGCACGACCGCGGCGCCTGTGCGCGAGAGGCGCGTGACGGCGTCGTCGAGCATCGTCGCGATCTCGTCGGGGTCGGTTCCGGGGCGAATCACGTCGTTGCCCCCGGCACAGATCGACACGAGATCGGGGTTGAGGGCGACAGCCGGTTCGATCTGCTCGTCGCTGATCTGGCCGATCAGCTTTCCGCGCACGGCGAGGTTCGCATACGCGAAGTCGTCGACCTGTGACGCGAGCACCTCCGCGACGCGATCCGCCCATCCGCGCTGTCCGCCGGGGGCGGAGGGCTCGGGATCGCCGATTCCCTCGGTGAACGAGTCTCCGACGGCGACGAAGCGGCGCCACGGGTGCGGGGTGTCGTTCGCGACGAATGGGGTACGTGGTGCTTCCTGACCGGTCATCGGCAAGCCTCCTCGGGGCGTTTTCGCGGTGCGAGGGTGCCCGAACCGCGCCCACGAGCCTACCCTCTGGGGAGGGCCGCTCGACAGGTTCGTCGGTTGTCCGACGCCTCGTCTATCGTTGATGACGATGCTTTCTCCGTCCTTCCCCCAGCGCGCCCCGTGGGGTACTGCAGACAAGCTGAGGGCCTGGCAGAGGGAAGCGCTCGATGCATACTTCCAGGCTGATCAGCGCGACTTTCTGGTCGCGGCGACCCCGGGTGCAGGAAAGACGACCTTCGCTCTGACCCTCGCGGTGGAGCTGCTCCGGATCGGCGAGGTCGACCGTGTGATCGTGGTCGCTCCGACCGAGCACCTCAAGACCCAGTGGGCGGACGCCGCGGCCCGTGTCCACATCCGCCTGGACCCGCGTTTCCGGAACAGCCATTCGATGCCCGCCCGGCAGTACCACGGCGTTGTCGTGACATATGCGCAGGTCGCAGCGAAGTCCTACGTCCACCGCGTTCTGACCGAATCCGCCAAGACGCTCGTGATCCTCGACGAGGTGCACCACGGTGGCGATGCACTGAGCTGGGGTGACGCGATCCGCGACGCCTACGGACCCGCGCGGCGTCGTCTGCTGCTGTCGGGAACGCCGTTCCGCAGTGACACCGCCCCCATTCCCTTCGTCGAGTATCTGCCCGACGAGTCCGGCGCACGCGTGTCGAGCACGGACTACCGTTACGGCTACGGACGCGCACTCGCCGACGGCGTCGTGCGACCGGTGCTCTTCCACATGTACTCGGGCAAGATGCGCTGGCGCACGAGCGCGGGCGATGAGCTCGAGGCGCACCTCGGGCAGGACAACACGAAAGACGTCAACTCCCAGGCGTGGCGCACGGCGCTCGATCCGGCAGGGGAGTGGATGCCCGCGGTGCTCTCCGCCGCCGATCGACGTCTGACCGAGATCCGACACCATGTGCCCGATGCGGGTGGCCTGGTCATCGCTACCGACCAGACCGCTGCGCGCGCCTATGCCGTTCTGCTGCGCGAGCTGACGGGCGAACGGGCGACGGTCGTGCTCTCCGACGAGGCCGAGGCGTCGTCACGCATCGAGCAGTTCAGCGCGAACACGAGCCGCTGGATGGTCGCGGTGCGGATGGTGTCCGAAGGCGTCGATGTCCCGCGACTCGCGGTCGGCGTGTACGCGACCTCCTCCTCGACGCCGCTGTTCTTCGCGCAGGCCATCGGCCGCTTCGTGCGGGCCCGTCGTCGCGGTGAAGCCGCCAGCGTGTTCCTGCCCAACGTGCCGGTGCTGATGACGCTCGCGAACGAGATGGAGAAGCAGCGCGATCATGCGCTTGATCGTCAGACGAAGGATGACGACGGTCTCGAGGACTCGCTGCTGGACGCGGCCAATCGCGAGGACGACGCATCCGACGCCCTGACCGAGGAGTTCAGCTATCAGGCGATCTCCTCCCTGGCACACTTCGATCGTGTCGTCTTCGACGGCAAGGACTTCGGACAGCTCGCCGAACCGGGCACGCCCGAAGAAGAGGAGTTCATCGGGTTCCCCGGTCTTCTTGAGCCGGAGCACGTCCACGAACTGCTCATGCAACGGCAGGCGCGACAGGGCAAGCTCCGCGCCGCCCGTGAGGCGACAGAACCGGCGCCGACGACGACCCTGCCCGAACCGCTGCACCGCACGCTGCGCGAGCAGCGGCAGCTGCTGAACAGTCTGGTCGGCGTCTACGCGCGGCAGACCGGCGATCCGCACGGGGCTGTCCACGCCGAGCTGCGTCGCCTCTGCGGCGGACCCGCCGTCGCACAGGCGACCGTCGCGCAGCTGCAGGCGCGAATCGACCTGCTCCGACGCCGCGTCCGCAGCTGATCGGCGGCTGCCTTCGGAACCCCGAAATGCTGGCAATCCGGGTGCGGATGGGGTCCTCGTGGTGAGCCTTCACTAGCGTGGAACAGTTGTCCGCTTCCTGGAGGTCCCGATGAATCCCCCCGCCACCCCGACGCCTTCTGATCGGCGCCGCTGGGCACGCTACCTGGTCGAGGAGCGCGCCGAACGGCGCGTGTACGAGCGCCTCGCCGAGCGTCGCGAAGGTGAGGAGCGCGAGATCCTGCTCTCGCTCGCAGAGGCTGAGCGCCGTCACGAGCAGCACTGGCTCGAACTTCTCGGTGAGGAACCCGCGCGACTGCCGAAGGCGGGGCTCTCCTCTCGGGTGCTGGGGTGGATGGCTGGCCGGTTCGGATCGATCTTTGTCCTCGCCCTGGCGCAGAGCGCGGAAGCCCGCTCTCCCTATGACGCCGAGATCTATGCCACTCCCGCGATGCGCGCCGATGAGAAGGTGCACTACGAGGTCGTGCGGGGATTGGCCGCCCGCGGGCGCCGACGACTCTCCGGCTCGTTCCGCGCCGCCGTCTTCGGTGCGAACGACGGTCTGGTGAGCAACCTGGCACTCGTGATCGGCATCGGTGCGACGGGCGCGAGCTCCGCGTTCGTTCTGTTCAGTGGCATCGCAGGACTGCTGGCCGGCGCGCTCTCCATGGGCGCGGGCGAGTTCGTCTCGGTGCGCTCCCAGCGTGAGCTTCTCGCGGCGACGGAGGCCGATGGAGCGGCCGAACTGCGGGCGGGCGATCTCGACATCGACGAGAACGAACTCGCGCTCGTCTACCGGGCACGCGGCGACGATGAGACGCAGTCCCTCGAGCGTGCACGACGCGTCGTGGCGGCGGCCAAGGCCGGCGCGAGGAGGGCCGCGACAGGGCCCGTGCGCACGCACGGCGTCGGCGTGGCGGAGGTCGTCGGCAGCGACTGGGGCGCCGCAGCGTCGAGCTTCCTTCTTTTCGCATCCGGGGCGATCATCCCCGTGCTGCCGTGGATCTTCGGGTTGGAGGGCGCGACCGCTGTCATCCTGGCTCTCGTCCTCGTGAGCGTCGCTCTCCTGACGACGGGAGCGGCTGTCGGCATCCTCTCCGGCGGTCCGCCCTTGCAGCGTGCTCTGCGCCAGTTGGCGATCGGCTTGGGCGCGGCTCTCATCACCTACGGGCTGGGGCTGATCTTCGGCGTCGACGTCGCCTAGCCGCACAGACGCCGATAGTCTCGAAGCACGATCCGCGCGAGAGGGCACCCTGTGAGCACACGCACCGTCACCGTTCCGAATGATGCGTCGGCGGCTGTCATCGCCCGCAACGCTGTCACGGTCCTTGGCGCTGGGGACGGCCCCACTCTCGTCTTCGCTCATGGATACGGCAATGAGCAGTCCGCGTGGCGTCGTATCGCGGAGCGTTTAGCTGAGACGCACCGCGTCGTCCTCTTCGACTATGTCGGCTCGGGCCGCAGTGACCTGCGCGCGTACGACGAGAAGCGCTACGACTCGCTCGAGGGATACGCCGACGATCTGATCGAGGTGATGGACGCGGTCGAGGCGAAGGATGCTGTCCTCGTCGCGCACTCCGTCAGCGGCATGATCGGGGCCTTGGCCTCGATCCGTCGCCCGGACCTCTTCCGCCGCGTGATCATGATCTGTCCCTCGCCGCGCTACGTCGACGACGGCGACTACGTCGGAGGGTTCAGCCGTGAAGACGTGCTCGGTCTCCTCGGAGCGATCGAGGCGAACCAGCCCGCCTGGGCGGCCTCCCTCGCTCCGGCAGTGACCGCACGGGACGACCGCCCAGATGTCGTGGACCGCGTCCGCGGCTTCTTCGCCGCAACGCCCGAACGCGTCGCGGTGCACTTCGCGCGTGTGGTGTTCTTCAGCGACGTACGGCATCGTCTCCGCGAGGTCACCGTGCCCGTGACCATCGTCCAGTCCGAGGGAGACATCATCTGCCCGCCGCACATCGGCGGGTATCTGCGCGATCACATCCAGGGGAGTGAACTCGTGCAGCTCGAGACGGCCGGGCACTTCGTCCATCTGACGGAGCCCGATCTCGTGGTCGAGCTGATCCAGGATCGGCTGTGACCGACGACCGCACTCAGGTAGGACTGTCGCATGACCTCCTGGATGCTGCGCCCGTCGCCATCCTCACGATGGAGCTTCGGGGCACGATCCTCGCGCACAACGCTCCGACGGCGCGGTGGCTCGGAGACGATGAAGGCCTGATCGGCAGCAATCTCGTCGATCTGCTGACGCCTGCTTCGCGCCTCCTCTACGAGACACAGGTGGTGCCGCGCCTGGTGGAAACAGGGCACGTACGGGCGCTCACACTGGAGGTACGCACACGTTCGGGGGAGAAGCGCCCCATGCTCGTCAACGCGAATCTCCGCCAGCGCGATACACCGACTCCGGTCGTCCACATCGCCGCGTTCGATGCGACCGCGCGGGTCGAGTTCGAGCAGGAACTCGTCCAGACCCGCCGTGAAGCCGCCGTCGCGCACCGCGCCCTGAGCTTGCTGCAGGAGGCGACGAGCCGGCTCGCGCTGGCGGGCGGAAGCGACGACCTCGGTGAGATTCTCGCTGACAGCGCCGGTACCGCCCTTCAGGCGCGGTGGACGGAGGTACGACTGCAGGAGAATACGGGCGGCGATGCTGTCGGCGCCGCGACGCTCCGACGGTGGGGGCAGGCGCCACCCAGCGTGGGAGTGGCGCCGGACGAGGCGTTCTCGTCAGACACTCTGATCTGCCGTGATCTCACCGAGATCGCGGCAGAGAAGCCCCAACGTGCAGCGGCCCTCACGAAGGATGGCGTGGAGGCACTCCTGGTCGTCCCGATCATGCGCGAGCGACAGGACGGGCGCACCGTGCTGGGCGACATCCGCTGCTGGTTCGGGCGACCGCGCACTCTCGGAAGCGAAGAGGTGGAGACCCTGCACGCGTTGGCAGCGCAGGCAGAGCGCGTGCTGGATCACCTGCGCCTGCAGGACCGCTTGAGACACATCGCACTTCACGACGCTCTGACCGGGCTTCCGAATCGAATGCTGTTCCAAGACCGGCTCGCCGAGACTCTCGCGCACAGTGGGACGAGAGAGGAGCCCTGCGCGGTACTCTTCATCGATCTCGACGGCTTCAAGCAGATCAACGACGCACGCGGCCACGGGGTGGGGGACGAGGTGCTGCGCACCGTCAGCACGCGCTTGCGGAACGCATGCCGTCAGAGCGACGTCGTGGCGAGGCTCGGTGGAGACGAGTTTCTCATCCTGCTCGAGGATATGACGCTGGAGGATGCGCGGAGTCTGGCCGAGCGCGTGCGCGCCGCGGTGCGGATGCCCCTCGATGGTCCGGCCTCCGGTATGCCGCTCTCGGCGAGCGTCGGCGTACTTGGCTGGAATCCGCGCGACGGTGTGCGCGCCCCGAGTGCGGCGGAGTTCATCGCTGCCGCGGACGCCCTCATGTACGAGGTGAAACGCGATGGCAAGGACGGCGTGCTGGCCCGCGGATGGAGCGCCTAGGGACGAAAGCCTGTGCGAGACGAAGAGCCGACCGTGGAAACAGAGAAGGCCGGTTCTTTCGAACCGGCCTTCTCGATCTGTGCGCGGAGGGGGACTTGAACCCCCACGCCCTTGCGAGCACTACGACCTCAACGTAGCGCGTCTACCATTCCGCCACCCGCGCAGATCTTTTTCGTTGTTTCCAACGAAGATCGAGATTAGCACGATCTCCGAGGCCTCACGAACCGGGACGCACGCCCGGGCGCGTCGCCGCGATTCGATAGCCTGGGGTCATGCCTGACTCTGCGTCCGATCTACCCGAAGTCGTTCGTGTCGCCGCGGACCTCATCCGGTTCGACACCTCGAACTTCGGCGGCGGCAACGCCAAGGGCGAGCGGGAAGCCGCAGAGTACGTCGGCGCCTACCTCGAGTCACTTGGTCTGGTTCCGGAGTACTTCGAACCGGTCCCTCGGCGCACGAACGTCATGGCGCGTGTTCCGGGACGCAATCGCGACAAGCCGGCGCTCGTGGTGCACGGGCACCTCGATGTCGTTCCGGCGATGGCCGAGGACTGGAGCGTCGACCCCTTCGCGGGAATCGTGCGTGACGGCATGCTCTGGGGTCGCGGGGCCGTCGACATGAAGAACATGGATGCGATGATCCTCACGGCCGTCGCTGACCTGCTGCGCGCGGGGGAGCAGCCCGAGCGTGACCTGATCCTGGCGTTCTTCGCCGACGAGGAGAACGGCGGGGTCGAGGGCTCGGCGCTCGTGGTTCGCGAGCGCCCGGAGTGGTTCGCGGGTGCGACAGAGGCGATCAGCGAGGTCGGCGGCTACTCGATCTCCGTCGACGGCCATCGCGCGTATCTCCTGCAGGTCGGGGAGAAGGCGCTCCTGTGGATCCGTCTCGTCGCCCGCGGTCGCGCCGGGCACGGCAGCCGCCTGCACCCCGACAACGCGGTGACGCGGCTTTCCGAAGCCGTCGCGGCCATCGGTCGGACGCACTGGCCGGTGCGGCTGACCGACACGACGCGACAGCTTCTCGAGGGACTCAGCGCGCTTTCCGGGCGTTCCGCGGAGGATCCGGATGCCCTGGCTTCCGCCGCGGGGCCCGCGGAGGCCTTCCTTCGCTCCAGCTTCCGCACCACGACGAACCCGACAGCTCTGACGGCCGGGTACAAGCACAACGTGATCCCCGAGCGCGCCGAGGCGCTCATCGACGTTCGCGTGCTGCCCGGCACAGAGGATGCCGTTCTCGCTCAGCTGCAGGAGAT
The DNA window shown above is from Microbacterium keratanolyticum and carries:
- a CDS encoding SGNH/GDSL hydrolase family protein translates to MTGQEAPRTPFVANDTPHPWRRFVAVGDSFTEGIGDPEPSAPGGQRGWADRVAEVLASQVDDFAYANLAVRGKLIGQISDEQIEPAVALNPDLVSICAGGNDVIRPGTDPDEIATMLDDAVTRLSRTGAAVVLFTGIDTGFTPVFRPFRGKVAIYNENVRAIADRHDCIVADQWGLKVIQDPRFFADDRLHLNALGHHEVARMVLRALNVPNDLQAMAPDPLPVRTWREARGNDVAWAREHLVPWVLRRLRHQSSGDFVEAKRPDPMPVLRPEQD
- a CDS encoding Sir2 family NAD-dependent protein deacetylase — protein: MESVDIDEQVARAVDLLADRRTAVLTGAGISADSGIPTYRGAAGVPRRPMTVQDFLSGDAARRRYWMGGHLGWRRFSAVHPNAGHRALAELERAGAVTGVMTQNVDGLHLQAGSQRVIELHGTGRRVYCLQCGQVFDRESVAAQIDARNPWLAAADDIPLGPDGDVVPEATDGFLVPVCTVCGGMLKPDVVFFGETIPLSRFRTAESLLRASDALLIAGTSLVVNSGVRFAERARRRDLPIVIVNHEPTRVDTWAALTIAAGTSEVLPALARALTSSTPTALGRVEE
- a CDS encoding VIT1/CCC1 transporter family protein, yielding MNPPATPTPSDRRRWARYLVEERAERRVYERLAERREGEEREILLSLAEAERRHEQHWLELLGEEPARLPKAGLSSRVLGWMAGRFGSIFVLALAQSAEARSPYDAEIYATPAMRADEKVHYEVVRGLAARGRRRLSGSFRAAVFGANDGLVSNLALVIGIGATGASSAFVLFSGIAGLLAGALSMGAGEFVSVRSQRELLAATEADGAAELRAGDLDIDENELALVYRARGDDETQSLERARRVVAAAKAGARRAATGPVRTHGVGVAEVVGSDWGAAASSFLLFASGAIIPVLPWIFGLEGATAVILALVLVSVALLTTGAAVGILSGGPPLQRALRQLAIGLGAALITYGLGLIFGVDVA
- a CDS encoding TrmH family RNA methyltransferase → MPVVTIEDPDDSRLDDFRNLTDTALRLRSEHVDGLYMAESTKVIARAVAAGHRPRVVMVQERRLADVREIVTDPQVLIAVVPDAVAEAVTGFDVHRGALASMQRPALPSITQVTQGARLILILEDLIEHQNVGAAFRAAAALGADAVLISARCADPLYRRSVRVSMGTVFQVPWSRFTSWQELRDELPMVQIAALALREDAVTLEEYAPQRADRVALALGTEGNGLSAEALDTADVVVTIPMYGGVDSLNVASAGAVALWALRHPPAP
- a CDS encoding DEAD/DEAH box helicase, whose amino-acid sequence is MLSPSFPQRAPWGTADKLRAWQREALDAYFQADQRDFLVAATPGAGKTTFALTLAVELLRIGEVDRVIVVAPTEHLKTQWADAAARVHIRLDPRFRNSHSMPARQYHGVVVTYAQVAAKSYVHRVLTESAKTLVILDEVHHGGDALSWGDAIRDAYGPARRRLLLSGTPFRSDTAPIPFVEYLPDESGARVSSTDYRYGYGRALADGVVRPVLFHMYSGKMRWRTSAGDELEAHLGQDNTKDVNSQAWRTALDPAGEWMPAVLSAADRRLTEIRHHVPDAGGLVIATDQTAARAYAVLLRELTGERATVVLSDEAEASSRIEQFSANTSRWMVAVRMVSEGVDVPRLAVGVYATSSSTPLFFAQAIGRFVRARRRGEAASVFLPNVPVLMTLANEMEKQRDHALDRQTKDDDGLEDSLLDAANREDDASDALTEEFSYQAISSLAHFDRVVFDGKDFGQLAEPGTPEEEEFIGFPGLLEPEHVHELLMQRQARQGKLRAAREATEPAPTTTLPEPLHRTLREQRQLLNSLVGVYARQTGDPHGAVHAELRRLCGGPAVAQATVAQLQARIDLLRRRVRS